AGTCGAAGTGCGTCGATCACTGTTCGCAGCAGTGGAGCATGGTCTTGGTAGCCTGGCAGAAACACGGTCACCATGGGAGCACTCATCGAAACGCCTCCAGGAGAAATATCGGGGACGTCGATTTTCACACTTGCCGTGAGTCCGGATGGGACAACGCTCGCTGTGGGCGATTCGATCGGCCGCGTTCATCTCGTGGACCTTGAATCCCAGTGTTCATGTTTGGTTCGAAGCTCCCAGCTGATTTCGCAGCACGATCAGTTCCCTGATGACGCGTTTCGACTTCAGTTGTGTCCACGAAACTGACTTTGCAGCGATCACACAATGGAAATCGCATCATTTCACACACGTGAAATGGGCATTCCCTTCATCCGCATGGGATCGCCGGATCGGCTCGGACAGCCCGAATTTACACCATGGTTGACATCGACTCATTTTTCGTCGGTACGGGACATTGATGAGGCTTCGGATTTGCCTGCGAACGGTCTCACAGTCACAGGCACTGTTGCGGGTTGAGCGATTCAGGTGGCCGAGTGTCTTGAACAACCACGAATGTTCCGTCTGTCGCGACTTGGCTCTCGTGATTCCGCTGGCATTTCCGGTTCGCTGGTGACAATTGCGTTGGACTGCGACCCCAGCCGCATCGGCACGGGCGCATCCCTGCTTGAGTAGAAGGGCGGATGCGACCCGCGAGGCGGTCCGACAAGCACTTGATGCCCCCTCGACGCGATCATCGCCAATTCATGCGGGAACCGCTTGAGCCGGTGGTCCGATTTCCGGTATCCATTCCCAAAGGCGATTCAGTCGATTGCGCTTCGAGAGGGTAATCGCAGTTGTGCTTGTAGAGGGGAATAGCAGTATAGACAGTTGACATCTTCTTGATGGGCAGATAGAATCAAAAAAGCCAAGCGACACGTTCCCGCGTGTGCTTGGCTCTGATCTGTTTTCATTCTGCTTGCGCAAGATGAAGAGCGCTCCCGCGCCCGTACAGACCTCCATTTAGTACGATAGCTGGTCGCTCCTCACTTGGCAAGCCAAACTCCGTTCATGGAACGGGGGAAGGTAATGCTATGTTTGGTACGACCGGTCATGCATGTCCTCTTTCGGGTATCTGGCGCACTCAATGCCGCCATCAAATCAAAATTGCTCTGAGCCAAGGCGAAGTGTTCCCTCCATGCCGGAACTGCCGGTATTCCATCACTTGGGTTCTGGTTCGGCCGACTCGGTAACAGTCGAGACCAACGTCCCAAGTGATGGCCAGATTGAAGATAGAGCGGAATGGCCGTTTCTTGGGCACTTCTGACTGTTTTTCCGCGCCGTTGAAAAACCGGCGTGGCCGATTCCACGAACCTTCCCGTTGCTCAGAGCACCCGTGCAGACTTTCGAGTCTGCACGGTCTTTCGATCCATTGATTCAATACCCGCAAGGACGCCATGCAAAACGAAATCATCATCGAAGCTTACACCCGGATCGTCCGCATCCATGCGTGCAGCGTGGATGACATCGCCATCCGTTTGACATTACGAGAACAATTTCTGGCCGAAGTTCGAGCTTTGTCGATCGCCCCCAATATCGACGACGAAGCCGCATTGCGGCAATTGTTGCGGCTCCGCAAGCAAAAGAAACTGACGCCATCCCGCAAAATTTCTTCTCCGTTGGGTCGTTAAACAAATTTCTCTACCGACATTGTGTTCCGTCAGGTTTGTGTTCTAATCTCCAAACCATTCTTCTTTAGGAGTTCCTATGTCTAACGTTCTCAACTACACCACACTAAAATCATGCGTCGCTGGCAGCGATGCCGCATTCCGGCTCACACTCGAACTCGAAGCGATCAGTCCGAAGGTCTTTCCACCGACTTACGAAGGGGGGAAGTATGCCACCGAAGAACGCATCCTCAACGGAGTGAAAATCCCCTGTGTCCTGCTCGACAGCGTGCCGAGCCAGGCGAACCGAATGGAACTGGCACTGCAAGAAGCCATTGATGGCGGGTTGATCGAATTCCCGCTGGTAAGCGTCGATTTCTCAGCAGTGGACAATCCCGGTGTGCCGAAAGTGACATCGCTGCAAGCCCCGCACCGCATTGTGGATGCGATTCTGCGCGACAGCACCTACGGCGACGGCAAGACGCCGGTGAAGTTCCGCGAATCGCAGATCGGCAAGGAACTCGATCGCCTCTCAACCGGCTACGCTACCCCCTTGTTGACGTATTCTCCGCATTCACTCGTCTTCGGCATGTGGGATAGCACCGGCCCGCGTGGCGGATTGGGGGTGAAATTCGCCCGTGCAGTGGTGAGCGAGATCATCGGCATCAACGCAGTTCCAGGTGTCACAACAGCCAGCCGAATCGATCCACTCAACATTCGTGTTCAAGCCGGCAAACTGTACCGCACCAAAGATGGTTGGTCGCTCGATCCGAATGATGCCATCAAGGAAAAGAGCAAGCCGGTGCTGCTGGGCAAGGATGGTAAGCCTTCCGAAGCGAATCACGGCAACGTGACACCATCCATCTCCGATGGCAGCTTCACCATCGATTCTGCGGAGCAAACGACTGTGCTATCGCTTCCCGCGCTCCGTCGGCTCCGCTTCCCGGCGAAGCCCGGTGAGAAATCATCGCCCGAAAGCGACATCGCCGCACGGTCGTATCTCGCAGCATTGGGATTGCTCGGTGCCACGCTTGCAGTCGAAAGCGGGTACGATCTCCGCAGTCGTTGCCTGCTCCATGCGAAAAATGAAGTGGTCTGGCAACTCGTCGGCAAGCCCGGAGCCGCAGCCAAACCGTTCACACTGGACAAAGAATCGGCGATCAAACTCTACCAGGATGCACTTCAAGCAGTCCAGAAGGCGAAACTTCCCATTCATCTCGAAGAAATCGTGCTGAAGCCGACCGCAGACCTTGTGGAGCTGGTGAAGAAGAGCATGGAACTGGCGGCGGCGGAAGCTGGGGAGGGGGAATAATGTTCGCCCTCGGTGTTGAACTGTTGATGAAGCGGGCCGTCATCACCCGTTGGGACGACCGTGAAGCTGCGGAGTGGCCCCCGCACCCGGATCGCGTCTTCATGGCGCTCGTGGCCGCGTGGGGAGAAACCGGCGAGGATGCAGAACAACGGAATGCATTGGAATGGTTGGAGCAACTTTCAGCGCCGAAACTCTGCATGCCGTTGGATGCCTCCGAACGCACCATCTTTACGAGCTATGTTCCGGTAAATGATGACTGTAGCCCGATGGGGAAGAAGGGACCGTTCGGCCCGATGGGAACGCTGCCCATTGGTCGGAACCGTCAGGGTCGGACATTCCCCGCAGTGGTTCCGTCGGAACCGACGTTCTATCTCCGTTGGGATGACGATCTCCCCGCGAACCACCGCCCTGCTTTGGAGCAGCTTTGTGCTCTGGTGACGTATCTGGGCCACTCCGCGACGCCGGTGCAAATCTGGATCGCGGAGGATCCACCAGAACCGACATTGGAACCCTCGGATCATCCGAGTGAGTGTTGGCTTCGCACATTCGGGCCGGGGCGGACGGAGTATTTGAAGAACCGATACGACGCGGGGCTGCGACCACAACCAGCGCGATGGCAAGGCTACTCGCAGCCAAAACCATCGCCGGGTACACCAGCTTTCAATGGCCCGTTCGATCCTGGTCTGATCGTGATTCGGCAAATCGGCGGGCGAAAGTTTGGCTTAGAATCGTGCGGGATCGTGGCAGATGCACTGCGGAAAACCTTGATGCAACGGCACGGTGATCCCGTTCCCGAATGGCTCAGCGGGCACTCTGCTGAAGGTGTGAGCAAGGAGAATCGGCCCGCTTACTTGCCGTTGGCGTTCGTGGGTCACGAACATGCGGATGGCCATATCCTGGGCGTGGCGATTGCCTTACCGACCGGATTCCAACACGCGGATCGGTTCTTGGACTTGCTGACGCGGCACGATAATTCCAAATACAAGCACCTGCCGTATCTCGACCTTGGCATCACGAATCCGCATTTTGCGGGTGCGATGATTGGTAAATTGGAACTGGAACTCGACGACCGCCCCGACCGGAGCCGCGCGGTTTCGCTGAGGGCAGGAATCTGGAGCAGCACGAGTCGCATCTGGCGTACCGTCACACCGATTGCGTTGCCGAAATTCCCCAAGAAAAGTTTACCGCGAGAAGAACTGATCGCAGAAGCCTGCCTCCAATCGGGGTATCCCGAACCGGAGTCGATCCGCGTCAGCATGGCTCCGCTGCTGCAAGGTGTGCCGCACGTGCAATCGTTTCACACGCTTCGCAAATCAAATGTTCCACCACGACCGCTTGTTCACGCGGAGATTCAATTCCCAGTTCCCGTTCGCGGCCCCATCGTCATCGGTGGGGGGCGATACTCCGGCTATGGCTTTTGCTGGCCTATTACTTGAGGAACAACCATGAACTTCGACGCGTATTACCAAGCACTTCATGGATATGCGCCATTCCCGTGGCAGAGCCGATTGGCGAAGCAGGCGTCTGAGGGAAATTGGCCGGATGTCATTGCACTCCCCACGTCGGCAGGCAAAACAGCCACCATTGATGTGGCTGTGTTCGTCCTCGCAATCGGCGCCAAGAATGCCGCTCGGCGCATTTTCTTCGTAGTCGACCGGCGGATCGTCGTCGATCAAGCCTATCGCTACGCGGATGAATTGGCGAACAAGTTGAAGAACGCCACATCGGGTATTTTGAAACAAACCGCCGATGCGTTGCGGAAAATCGCCCAAGATGAGCGTCCGCTGGATGTCTACGCCCTGCGAGGCGGCATGTACCGCGAATCCGCCTGGGCACGGTCGCCGCTGCAGCCAACGATTCTCACCACCACCGTGGATCAAGTTGGCTCGCGGCTACTGTTCCGTGGCTATGGCGTTTCGGATTCAATGAAACCGGTGCATGCCGGATTAGTGGGCACAGATTCGCTCATCCTCCTGGATGAAGCCCATTGCTCGAAGCCGTTCGAGCAAACGGTCCGGGCTGTGCAGAATTATCAGACCTGGACAGCAGAACAAAGTTCGCTGCGGTTCGTATCGATGACAGCGACTCCGACGGTAACCGAAGCGAACCTCATTCGGGATGAACCGGAAGATCAGAGGCACCCCATCCTGGGCAAACGCATCCAAGCGAACAAACCGACAACGCTCGTCGTTGCCGAAAAAGCGAAAGGGAAGAATTTCACCACGGATCTTGTGAAGGAGCTGAAGAAGCAAGCGGAGGCGTTGGCGGTAGACGGTGGTTGCGTTGGCATCATGGTGAATCGTGTACGCACGGCGCGAGAACTGGCGAAAGCCCTTGGCGATGATGCCGTGTTGCTCACAGGACGGATGCGCCCGCTCGACCGCGACCGGCTATTTGACGACAAATTGCAATCGCTCCTGACCAACGCCGAAGGGACACCGCCGAAGTTTGTCATCGGCACGCAATGCCTCGAAGTTGGGGCCGACTTCGATTTTCATGCGTTGGTGTCCGAGTGCGCCAGCCTCGATGCGCTCCGGCAACGTTTCGGTCGGCTCAATCGCGGAGCCAATCGCCCGGAAGCGAAAGCGGCAATCGTCATTCGCGGCGATCAGACCGACGACACATCCGACGATCCCATTTACGGCGAGAGCCTGGCGAATACCTGGAAGTGGCTGAAATCCAAGAGCGAAAACGATGTGTTCGATTTCGGTATTGCGGCGGTTCGCTCCGCTCTCGAGGGGGTGGATGTCACCTCGTTGAATGCGCCGTCGGTGAATGCCCCCGTATTGTTCCCCGCGCATCTGGATTGTTGGGTGCAAACGCATCCGATCCCCGCACCAGATCCCGACCCGGCGTTGTTCCTTCATGGCCCGAAGTTTGGCCCGCCGGATGTGCAAGTCGTTCTCCGTTCCAATCTCGGCAAGGATTGGAAGAATTGGGCTGAGATCGTGTCCCTTTGCCCGCCTTCTTCCTCGGAAGCGGTGCCCGTGCGACTCTCCGATCTGAAACGGTGGATTGCGGGGGAAAGCCTGCCGAATTCGTCATCGGACATTGAAGGGGAATCCGACGAGAGTGAAGAACCCGAGAAGAAATCGCACCGCCGCGCCCTTCGATGGCAAGGAAAAGCGAAATCGATTGTCGTGGATACTCCCAAACTCATCCACGCCTCTGCTGTCTATGTCATTCCCATTTCGGAAGATGCACGCGAACTCGGCGACTTCCCCTATGGCCTGACAGACTACGCCGAGGAAGCCTTCCAACGATCCTGCGACAAGGCCGTTCTGTACATCGAAAAAACCATTGACAAAGAAGCGGACGACTTCGACGACCAACTCACGGAAGCGATTCTTGCCCGCATCACTCCCGCTCCCACACCGGAGTGGCTCACCCGAGCCGTGAACGCACTGCAAAATCCCAGGCATCGCTTGGAAGAAAAGCACCCTCTCGGCGGGTGGGTCGTCACCAGCAAACGGCGATTGCACCAGTTCGATCCGGAATTTCTCGATGACGACGATTCGTCTTATTCCCCCGGAAATCTGGTGTCGTTGGTCGATCACTCACAAGGCGTTGCGGAATATGCTCGACGCTTTGCGACAGGTTGCGGATTAGATGCGGAGCTTTATTCCCTCGCCGGACTGTATCACGATCTCGGCAAACTCGATCCGCGGTTCCAGAAGTTGCTCAAGGGATACGCCGGCGGCTTGCAATTGGCAAAATCGGGATCGTTCGCACGGCGGGATTGGTCCATTCACCAATACCCGAATGGCGCACGGCATGAGTTGCTTTCGGCAGCGGTGTTGGCTCAGCACACTTCCGAAGAACTGCTCTTGCACCTGGTTGCCACCCATCACGGCTCTGCTCGCCCCTTTGCCAATCCGGTGTCCGAGAACGACGCGTCGAGCCAGTTCGATCTCAACTTGTTCGAGTTAAAACAGCACGGACTCTCCGCGAAGCAGGAAGTCGCCAAATGGAACGGAGAATTACCGGAACGCTTCTGGCGAATCGTCCGCAAGTTCGGCTGGTGGGGTTCCGCTTATCGGGAAGCAGTCTTCCGATTGGCCGACCATGCGCAAAGTGCAGCAGAACAGGAGAACGGTTGGAAGGCCTCAACGACCGTACAACCGTCGCCTCTTGGTGCGTTCGTAGCCGCACCCAAATTGTCCTCTTTGCCGCTCATCGGATTGGATGGCGCCAACCCGTTGGGATTCCTCGCGGCACTCGGAACGCTGGTCGTCATGAATCAAATTCGCCAGACCGACAAAGCACCGAATTGGTTGGCGGGGCCTGTATTGCTTTCGTGGGGTGCGAACGGTTCCATTCAAACACCCGTCTTGCACCTCGCGTCGAATCCGCCCGAAGGAAAAGAATTCTCCGAGTTTCTCGCATCGCATCTCGCTCGAACACCTGCGGAACCTCATGCAGCCGGGTGGGTTGTTGAAATGCTGAGCGTCAAAGACGAAGCGCTGGTGGAAATGATCCGAAATCGCTGTCAATTCCGGACTCGGACGGATCGAGGATTTCTTGACTGGGTTTCTGCGCTCACTTGCGAATCGGCTCCGGCTGCCACCAGTCCGGTTCAAACCGTCCGACGCGACTATTTACCGGACAATCTCCGCTCAATCATGCAACGAACAAACGGTACGCACCTGTACCGTTCGCTCTTTCAGATTTGGGATTTTGCCGATGCGCTCGACAATCAATCGCTGCACTGGGAACCGAGCGAGGATCGTCGACATGCCTACCAATGGAATCAACCAAGCGGAGACCCGACGCGTAAACGACGGGGTGGGATGCTCGGCGCAAATCGGCTCGCTTTAGAAGCGTGGCCCTTTTTCCCGCTGTTCCCAGTTCGAGAAAAAGCCACGACACGCGGTTTCCAAGGCACTCGTGCCAACGACATCACTTGGACTTGGCCGCTCTGGTCGTCACCGCTGTCCATCGACTCCATTGCAAGCCTGCTCAGTTTGGACTTCACCGAACAGCAGTCTGAATCGGCAGATGCGATGTTGGGATCGAAATATGCGATGCTGGGAATTGCAACTCGCTTCCAAACCCGCAGAATCCTTGTTGGGAAAACCCCCAATCTCACAGCCGCAATTGCCGTGGGATGAGCGTTAAACGTCTCAAAACCAACTCCCAAGATGGTCGAGTCTCAGCACCATGACCATCTTCGGGAAAACCGTAACGAAAGCCCCCCTATTGGCTCGAAGGTGCTGAAGGGGGCATGTCAACTCCGCCCGCGAGCGTCCGCTGAAGGATCTCTGCGCTATGGACGAAGACTTCTCCAACTATGTTTCCACTCGCTGGCGATTCTGGCGAGTGCGCAGCTCGACTTTAGAATACCACGATCTGTGAGTATCTCGGGAAGCCAGTTTCCGCACCAGCAATCCACCCACATGGAAAATGCCCCAGCCAAAACCAATCGACAACTCGCAATGCACAGGCGATCCGGATGGGGATGATCTCGCAGTAGGCTAACTCCATTGATGCGATCCGAAGCAGTGCACGGATCCAGTCGGTAATGGGTTCGTCGACATGGGCCGGAATTGCCGGCTCGATGCACTCGGCAACAATCGGGTCAAGTGAATCGTTAATTGCATCGATATGATCATTCCAAGATCGATAGCGTTCCAGGTAATTCACCCCCAAGAACTCGGTTACCAAGTTGGTCGCTTCATTCGCACACCACCAAGAGATGCTGGCAGTGCACCACCAGCACGCATTCGACCAATTCCACACCCTCCAGGGCTGATCGGAAGTTGCCTGATGGCGCAGCGGCTGGCCAACCTGTGAGAACCAATTCCATGTCCGCAATTGCGAATGAAATCCATCCCAAGGTTTCACCACGGAATTGATCCTCCGGGAAGAACGTGTGACTGAAATCGCTCGGGGACTCGAAACGGGGGGCTATCATCCGGATACCAAGGCGTTCAAGCCGATCGACGAGCGGACTGAACGACAAAACCAGGGTCATGTCTAGTCAAGCCGATGGCACACCTCGAGCGATCGAACGGGGTTCCTACCTCAGACATTGGGAAGCGATTCTTGGGTCGATTTGAGCGGAATTCCATGCAGTTCGACAAGTGCATCATTCGCGATTTGTCGGAGCAACGGATCGCTGGAATTGCGATAGTGCTGAAGAACCGCTTCATACTGCAAATCGTGTGTGAATGCGAGGATTTGGAGCGCGTATTCAATCAGACGCTGATCCAATGACGGCAATGATTGGGCCAAAGAACTCCAATCGATGTTTCGGCACGGTGACAGACTCGCGGCATCGACCATGGCTGAAAGGATTGTCACTTGGATTTCGACGTTCTGTTCCACGATCGCCCGCTTTTGCATGGTTTCGACCACGGCACAAAACACCGTCCCCTCGACTGCTTTCTGACGAATCATGAGATACTCAGAACAATCTCCCAGTTGAGCTGCTGCGGTCTCACGGGCCTCTTCATTGGAGTCGTCGTGTTTGCGGCAATGCTCCATCAGCAGCGATTCGATGCTTGTCATATCATCGGCCCATTTCGATGCAAAATTGGAGCGAGCGATTCCCGCAATGGAATTGATGGCCATTGCGATCGCCAGGGTCAGACTTGTTTGTTCACGTGGAAGATGAACTTGGCCCAGATCCACATTTGAATTGGAAGGAGAAACAACGAGATTAACGATGTCGCCCAGCCGATATTGTCAAATGTTTCTTCGGAGAGCCTCCGAAATCGAGTTGGGCGATATTGGATATAAAATAACAAGCACATCCCGATCGGCCCAGCGAAGACCCAAACGGCCCAATTTCGGCCCATTCGATGTGCCAAGATACAAGTCGTGGGCCATAACAATAAGAAAAAGGTCATTCCGGCAGATACAAACGGTGCCATCTCAAAGCCCTTGGTTGGAACTGCCCCGATCACCTGAGTTCAAACGTCCTGAAAATGGCCTACAAAAACCAGTCGAAACCTCGGCGTCACGATCAAGATCATTTTCAATCCCGCATTTCTCAGAACATCAAGAATTCCCAATCTGCGGAAATGAATGATATCACCGTGAACATGACGGCTTCCCGCAATCGGAACGCGAAGGATATCCGATTCCCTTTCGCTCGCTCAACGAAGGATATCCGCGGCATCTCCAGGCGCACGTCTCGATCAGCTCGAACGGCAATGTCTGGATGCACCCGTTGTTCGGCAATCATTCGTGATGCAGCCATGTTAGACGAGTTTTTTACAAAACAGATCGAGCTCGGTTTCCGTTCCAACGAAGAAAATCATCGTTGGCTTTGGAAATTTCGTGCTAGAGATTGTTCCGATTGAAAAAAATCGAATTTCATCGGTGCCGGATTGACCATTTTGACTCCGGAAAACAGGAATTTTCTGCCCATTCGCATACCGTACAGTTAAGAACTGGGGCTGAGACAACAACTGGGACGAGGAAACCGGGGTATCACCGTCCGGTTTGAGGTCCAACACAATTTGGTTATTCTGGAGCGAGACCCCACGTCCATTCACATGGTCTTCATAAAGATAGATCCCCCTCGAAATGACTCGGGGAGAACGAAGACGAGTTCATACGTGGGTAAATTGCAACCGACGATCAGGCTTGTGGACCATAACATCATCAGGAATGCGAATCGCATCGATAGCCCCTCCCATCTACACAACAACCGAACGAACGTAATTTATCGGGTGCGAATCAACGATGCCCGCGTGGGGCAGTGAGATTTGGTGGCATCGTTGCTGGCACGGCACGGATTACAGCCAGATTTTGAGGCGCGAGCGAAGTGGTTCGGGGAGTTTTCGGTTCAGGACTTTGCGGATTTCGTCGGCGTGGTAGCGGGTGCTGAAGTGGCCGGCGACGATCAGTTCATTTTGGAATCGGTCTTTGCGCTCGATGAAATCATCGAGGTGCATGTGGCCGAATTTGTGGATTTTTTCGCGGCGGTGTCCTTCTCGGATGAAGCTCAGTTCGGTGATGAGGACTTTGGCCTCGAAGATGGGCGGGTAGTTATCGATTCCGGCGGGACTGGTGTCGCCGGTGAAGCCGAGGAGCGGCACACGCACTTCGCGGGTAATGTCCACGCCAGAAAGTCGCAGATCGCGGATCTGCTCACCGGGCAGGCCGACGTATTCTTCCCGGAGCTTCTTGCGGCGGTCCCAAATCACACAACCCATCGATGGAATCGTATGCGTTGTCTCGAAGACCGTCATGACATGTTCGCGGGAGAGTTCGACTTCCTGGCCGGGCTCCAGACCGACGAGATTGGCCAATTGGCGACCGCGATCCAATCGCTGCATGATGAGCAGCAGTCGTTGCACATCGTCGAGGACGACTGCGGGCAAGTAGATGGTGGGCGGCTCCATGCGCATCATCCGTCGGCGGGCGACGTAGACGGGCAGAGCGGCGATATGGTCCAGATGGGAATGGGAAATGAACCAAGTGGGCGTGCCGGTGTAGTCCCAGGGGACGGCCCCGAGATCGAAGCCGATTTTCAATTCGGGGACCCGCCAATAGGACTGCACGGCCGCGCGCGAGTAGCCTTCGATCGTCAGCCCCGCGTGATGGTGCTTCAGATAGGGAGCGTTATCCACGGGGCGATCGGACGACAGAATCTCGCGCATCACACGGTCTCAGCTACAGGTTCACCCCACGGGCCACAACTGGGCAACCCGTGGGGCATCGATGGTCTGCCGCGACAGAATCGGATCACGGCATCTTCTTGAAATCGCCGGCTTCGACGGTGAGCCGCTTTTCCAGGGGCAGATGCTTGCGGAAGGCCGCTTGAATCTGCTCGGGGGTGACATTGGCAATTCGCTGTTCCAATTCGGCCTGTTGCAGGAAGGTGCGTCCCAGGTCGAGGTTGGAGAGAATTTGACGAGCCAATTCCCCGTCGTTGGTTCGCTCGGTGTTGAAGCGATTGAGCAACGCGGTCTTGCCTTCGTTGAGTTCTCCCAGGCTGACGCCTTGTTCGTAGAACTTCTTCAACTCATCGCGGACGGCGGCATCGACCTTGTCGATATTGCCCGGATTCGTGATGGCGAAGATGATGAACTGCCCCAGCGCATCTTTCGATCCGGCACGGGTTTGCGATCCAACGCCATACGACAGCCCTTCCTTGCCGCGCACCCGATTGCTCAGCCGCGACGACAACGGTGCTTCGCCCAACAGGAAGTTCCCGACTTGCAGGGCGGCGTAATCCGGATCGCTATCCTT
This DNA window, taken from Tuwongella immobilis, encodes the following:
- the cas7g gene encoding type I-G CRISPR-associated RAMP protein Csb1/Cas7g, with protein sequence MSNVLNYTTLKSCVAGSDAAFRLTLELEAISPKVFPPTYEGGKYATEERILNGVKIPCVLLDSVPSQANRMELALQEAIDGGLIEFPLVSVDFSAVDNPGVPKVTSLQAPHRIVDAILRDSTYGDGKTPVKFRESQIGKELDRLSTGYATPLLTYSPHSLVFGMWDSTGPRGGLGVKFARAVVSEIIGINAVPGVTTASRIDPLNIRVQAGKLYRTKDGWSLDPNDAIKEKSKPVLLGKDGKPSEANHGNVTPSISDGSFTIDSAEQTTVLSLPALRRLRFPAKPGEKSSPESDIAARSYLAALGLLGATLAVESGYDLRSRCLLHAKNEVVWQLVGKPGAAAKPFTLDKESAIKLYQDALQAVQKAKLPIHLEEIVLKPTADLVELVKKSMELAAAEAGEGE
- the csb2 gene encoding type I-G CRISPR-associated protein Csb2, with product MFALGVELLMKRAVITRWDDREAAEWPPHPDRVFMALVAAWGETGEDAEQRNALEWLEQLSAPKLCMPLDASERTIFTSYVPVNDDCSPMGKKGPFGPMGTLPIGRNRQGRTFPAVVPSEPTFYLRWDDDLPANHRPALEQLCALVTYLGHSATPVQIWIAEDPPEPTLEPSDHPSECWLRTFGPGRTEYLKNRYDAGLRPQPARWQGYSQPKPSPGTPAFNGPFDPGLIVIRQIGGRKFGLESCGIVADALRKTLMQRHGDPVPEWLSGHSAEGVSKENRPAYLPLAFVGHEHADGHILGVAIALPTGFQHADRFLDLLTRHDNSKYKHLPYLDLGITNPHFAGAMIGKLELELDDRPDRSRAVSLRAGIWSSTSRIWRTVTPIALPKFPKKSLPREELIAEACLQSGYPEPESIRVSMAPLLQGVPHVQSFHTLRKSNVPPRPLVHAEIQFPVPVRGPIVIGGGRYSGYGFCWPIT
- the cas3g gene encoding type I-G CRISPR-associated helicase/endonuclease Cas3g; translation: MNFDAYYQALHGYAPFPWQSRLAKQASEGNWPDVIALPTSAGKTATIDVAVFVLAIGAKNAARRIFFVVDRRIVVDQAYRYADELANKLKNATSGILKQTADALRKIAQDERPLDVYALRGGMYRESAWARSPLQPTILTTTVDQVGSRLLFRGYGVSDSMKPVHAGLVGTDSLILLDEAHCSKPFEQTVRAVQNYQTWTAEQSSLRFVSMTATPTVTEANLIRDEPEDQRHPILGKRIQANKPTTLVVAEKAKGKNFTTDLVKELKKQAEALAVDGGCVGIMVNRVRTARELAKALGDDAVLLTGRMRPLDRDRLFDDKLQSLLTNAEGTPPKFVIGTQCLEVGADFDFHALVSECASLDALRQRFGRLNRGANRPEAKAAIVIRGDQTDDTSDDPIYGESLANTWKWLKSKSENDVFDFGIAAVRSALEGVDVTSLNAPSVNAPVLFPAHLDCWVQTHPIPAPDPDPALFLHGPKFGPPDVQVVLRSNLGKDWKNWAEIVSLCPPSSSEAVPVRLSDLKRWIAGESLPNSSSDIEGESDESEEPEKKSHRRALRWQGKAKSIVVDTPKLIHASAVYVIPISEDARELGDFPYGLTDYAEEAFQRSCDKAVLYIEKTIDKEADDFDDQLTEAILARITPAPTPEWLTRAVNALQNPRHRLEEKHPLGGWVVTSKRRLHQFDPEFLDDDDSSYSPGNLVSLVDHSQGVAEYARRFATGCGLDAELYSLAGLYHDLGKLDPRFQKLLKGYAGGLQLAKSGSFARRDWSIHQYPNGARHELLSAAVLAQHTSEELLLHLVATHHGSARPFANPVSENDASSQFDLNLFELKQHGLSAKQEVAKWNGELPERFWRIVRKFGWWGSAYREAVFRLADHAQSAAEQENGWKASTTVQPSPLGAFVAAPKLSSLPLIGLDGANPLGFLAALGTLVVMNQIRQTDKAPNWLAGPVLLSWGANGSIQTPVLHLASNPPEGKEFSEFLASHLARTPAEPHAAGWVVEMLSVKDEALVEMIRNRCQFRTRTDRGFLDWVSALTCESAPAATSPVQTVRRDYLPDNLRSIMQRTNGTHLYRSLFQIWDFADALDNQSLHWEPSEDRRHAYQWNQPSGDPTRKRRGGMLGANRLALEAWPFFPLFPVREKATTRGFQGTRANDITWTWPLWSSPLSIDSIASLLSLDFTEQQSESADAMLGSKYAMLGIATRFQTRRILVGKTPNLTAAIAVG
- a CDS encoding MBL fold metallo-hydrolase; the encoded protein is MREILSSDRPVDNAPYLKHHHAGLTIEGYSRAAVQSYWRVPELKIGFDLGAVPWDYTGTPTWFISHSHLDHIAALPVYVARRRMMRMEPPTIYLPAVVLDDVQRLLLIMQRLDRGRQLANLVGLEPGQEVELSREHVMTVFETTHTIPSMGCVIWDRRKKLREEYVGLPGEQIRDLRLSGVDITREVRVPLLGFTGDTSPAGIDNYPPIFEAKVLITELSFIREGHRREKIHKFGHMHLDDFIERKDRFQNELIVAGHFSTRYHADEIRKVLNRKLPEPLRSRLKIWL